The following proteins come from a genomic window of Rutidosis leptorrhynchoides isolate AG116_Rl617_1_P2 chromosome 10, CSIRO_AGI_Rlap_v1, whole genome shotgun sequence:
- the LOC139870528 gene encoding uncharacterized protein translates to MTTDDAKKSNDVVSGTLLVNSKPAKVLFDSGANISYVSLKYAATLDCPLCDLDSPLQVEIADSRFSVANGVYKNCVIDFRIERDNLACPEKFVRVRTPSGGELIVYGEAQRHPVHICTYARARRLVSSGGMAYLAHVVDTRDEPPSIKSIPVVNEFEDVFPDELPGVHPVRQVEFRIELVPGANPNAKTPYRLAPTEMHELLNQTRKLLEKGFI, encoded by the exons ATGACTACCGATGATGCTAAGAAGTCCAATGATGTGGTTTCAGGTACTTTATTGGTTAATTCTAAACCCGCTAAGGTgttatttgatagtggtgccaataTATCCTATGTTTCTTTAAAATATGCGGCCACTCTAGATTGTCCTTTATGTGATCTAGACTCTCCTTTACAAGTCGAGATCGCCGATAGTAGGTTCTCGGTGGCTAATGGGGTGTATAAaaattgtgttattgatttcagaatcgAGAG agataACCTTGCGTGTCCTGAGAAATTTGTAAGGgtgagaaccccaagtgggggagagctaattGTGTATGGTGAAGCTCAAAGACATCCCGTGCATATTTGTACTTATGCCCGGGCGCGTCGACTTGTGTCTAGTGGAGGTATGGCTTATCtagcccatgtggttgatactcgagatgagccaccttCCATTAAAtctattccggtggttaatgaatttgaggaCGTTTTCCCCGATGAATTACCAGGTGTCCATCCGGTAAGACAAGtggaatttcgcatcgagttggttccgggggcgaaTCCCAATGCCAAAACTccctatcgtttagcaccaaccgaAATGCATGAGTTATTGAATCAAACCCGAAAATTGCTAGAAAAGGGTTTTATCTGA